The DNA segment GAGCGAGACTCTGGTGGGGTGGGTTCAATGGACCAATCAGGATTAAGTAatatttgaatcaaaatgtaTTGACAGTTGGAGGGCTGTTTAGTCCTACTGAAGCCCATCAGCTGAGGTtttctaataattatttttttcaaacgtacagtataaaatgtaacatttaaaacaatctAGTGAGGAGCTTTAAAATCCTAATAATGTGATGAACATTTCCGTGTATCTGAAATTTATGAAAAGGGGTTTGGTTTTAAATATTCTccctttaaatattttttagccTTTTTTGTCTTCGAAACTCAAATCATAAGGAATATCCTCAGGACGTGGGAAGGACTTAATCATGTAATTTTGTAAGTGGATGTGTCATCGATCTGTGCAGTTTGTCAGATGGTGGCTGAAATcactcagtttgtttttccaatgTACTGAATcatagctacacacacacacacacacacacacacagacattggCTGCAGTGCAACTAATAACTACCCCGCACTGTTTGCTGACTCTGTGGTTACCATAGACGATTAATcgttaagttaaaaaaaaaaaaaaaaaaaaaaaaaaagtatgcaCTCGATGCATTTCTTCCGAGGCGAGCATCTTCTCTTGAAGTAGCACTTCCCCTTTAACGCGGCGGCTGTCGTCACAGGAGGGTGACTCGTATATTTTGCGACAGGACGTACAACCACCGGCTCGTCGCCGCCGCTGTCTCATCTCCGCTGGCATAAAAACAAGTCATCctggggggagagaaagagagagagagagcgagaaaagaaaacaaatcctgtgtgtttatgttacAGCCGACTGTTTATAATGTGATACAATGCACCAGTCGTCTGAGAATCAAACACCAGTCGTCTTTTCTGTTGAGGAGGAAGGCGTCGTAGTGTTGATGTAAGATTACCACTGGCTTTGCACGATCACTTGTTTCTAGACCCGAATGTGGACTAAAGGTCCTTTTTAGACAGGAAACTGTGTGTTAGCTGTGATGAAGTCATTCAAATATAATCAGCAGCTTCATGCTCAGACAGGTTTAAACCCATCACTTGAAATGTATGTGTTCTTTTCAACTGAAGAAAATGAAGTCTGCACAGGCCTGCATTTCTTGTGTTAGGTTTGCAGcaatgtgtgcatgtacatttgagcaatgttaaaaaaaaaaaatacattaacagtGTAATTTCTTCACAGAACCTTGTTGCATTTGAAGGAAAAACCTCTCTTGACTGGAATTCACTGCAGATAGACACCACCAGCTGCCACATCTCATCCCACTGGGCTCCTGTAAGAGCCGCTCATAGCTCCACAACCAAATGAAGTTGACTGCCTCCCCGGAAGCTGCTCTCACAGAGAACTCCACCTGTAACCGGGACTCCTGCGCGCTGTGCTGGGCTCCGGTAGCCCACCCATGCCTGTGATCCCCATCCCACGTAGGGTGCGCAGCTTCCATGGCCCCCACACCACCTGCATGCACTCGGCCTGCGGGTCGACGCACGCCTCCAAGCTAGTGCGcaccaagtacaataactttgACCTCTACCTGCGCTCGCGCTGCATGTACAGcttcctccgcttcctcctgtACTTTGGCTGCAGCCTGCTGACCTCTCTGCTCTGGGTGGCGCTCTCGGCTCTTTTCTTCCTGCAGTACATCAGCGTGCGCGTGCTCCTGCGGCTGCAGTACAAGTTGTCCGTCATCCTGCTTCTGCTAGGCCACCGGCGCCTGGACTTTGGCGTGCTTAATGACCTGATCATCTACAGCATGCAGATCACCATGTTTCTGGTGGGGGGCCTCGGCTGGTGCTTCATGGTGTTTGTGGACATGTAGCTGCAATGTGGGCGACGTGGGAGATGTAGTGTAGAACGTGGATGCTTCACACTGTAACTTCAGCATCGTGTGGTTTCATGAGACAACACACACCTTCAGCATGTCCTTGGGGGACTGCTCTCTGTCACTCAGCTCTAGTCAAAAACACCCTTCTGACACCAATTCATAAAACCTTATTGGTTTAGTTTCAGACGTGATAGAATCCAATAAGAGTCTGTGCAACATCAGATCTATGATCTTTAAATCAGTGGCTTAAAGATTATAGTTTTCAGTCCTTTCAAAACGTTAGTCTTGTATAACTCAGAGAATACCACTTGGTTGTTCAGTATCAAAAATGATGCATGAAGTCAGTCTGAACATGAGGGTCAGGCTCGAGTCATCATGTAGGACTCCCAAGAGTCAAAGTCTCTTACATTTCTAATGTATTTTAATGCCATTTGTAAACTGTCCTCACGAGTTTTGAAGGACATCTTCAAACTCTTTTGTTTACAGTAATGGAAAATGTGAATGTCAAAGTCAATGTTTCACGGAAAAGTGACTTAAAATATGACATGAGTGCATCATGGCGGTGTAATGCAAGACAGTCATGTGTGCCAAAGTAGCACAACTTGGACCCCAAAAGCAAATGTTGTACCATGACTCCCAGGTTAGTTTATGTTGTGTGTAAACACAGTACTGTGTAAATATACATACACTAAAGGCCAAAAGTTTGGAAGCAACTTCAAGTTTCTGTTCACAATGCCTTTCTTAAAAACCAGTGTGAGTTTTATGGATTTTGGGACGTATTTACTGCATGATCAGACTTTGCTTTCATTGATATGCACCATTTTCCTCAATTTACCTTTAGGTATACATTGATGTTACCAGGCCATTGCTGAATAAAtgttaacaaaagaaaagaagggcTTAGTTTTAGGGTTGAGAAGATTTGAGTTGAGTCACAACTTCGgtgcaaaagtaaaaaaacaaatcagtttgCATTATTCACTTTAGCTCTTTGGCTATTGAGAGTTTGCGTACAAACATCCCAATAAATCTCAACTGTGTTGATATCTCTGACAAACTACCACAGAAATGGCTAGAAAGAAACAGCTGAGTAAAAAAACAAGTACAGATTTGTACATTGAGGAAAGAAGGATACACTGAAAGAGAAATTGCAAAACGCCTCTTAGTGTCCAACACAAGAGTTCACTACACCCTGAAGAGACTAGAAGAAAATGGAAGTTATGATGATAGAAAAAGGTCTGGCAAGAAACTACAAAACCAGAGGATAAACATATCATTGTCACCAGTAAGCGAGAATGGCtaaaaacagcactgacaaatAAGGTATCAACATGACAAACCCACGTCTCTGACAACTGTGAAAGATGTTTGAGAAAGGCTGGTCTGAAAGGTTGTgtatctgcaaaaaaaaaaaaaaaaaaaagactgctttCGTCCacagaacaagaaaaagagatATGAGTGGGCAAATGCATACAAAAAACAAGTTACAAGTTCTCTGGACTGATGAAAGCAAGTTTGAACTATTTGGTTCAAATCACAGAGTCTATGTCCGCAGACAAACTGGTGAAAGTCTTAAAACACCATGCGTAACACCCACAATAAAGCATGGAGGTGGTAGTGCCATGGTATGGGGATGTTTTGAAGTTGATAGAGTAGGAGATTTGTTTGAGGTAAAGGGTGTAGTGAAGAAGGAACAGTACCACTCCATCCTCTAGCATTGTGCAGTTCCATCTGGACTGAGACTTTTGGGTTGAAAGTTTGTTTTGCAGCAAAATAATGACTCTTAAGAATTCTTCCAAGCTCTGTCAGGGTTACctagacaaaaaaagaagattaaGGTGTTCTTCGAAAGATGGTTTACCCCCCTCAGTCTCCAGACCTCTCTCCAAATTGAGCTTGTGTGGGACGAATTGGATCGATCAGTCAGGAAAGTGCGTCCCACGAAACAGCAGTTAAGCTTCATTGATGAACTTAGGAAAGCTTGGAATGCAGTTCCTGGCACATACCTTAAAAAACTTGTGGAATGAATGCCTCGTATATGCCATGCTATTGTTAAAGCCAAAGGAGGTTACTTTGAAGAAAGCAAAGTCTAAGCAAGAAAAACCCAAATACTTGATCATTATAGTAAAAATGTATTCTGATAAGTGACtctttaaataataatcacGTTTATTTTGTTGCAAAGTATACCAATGAAACTATGAtctttttttgtacaaatttgATCTTGCTTCCAAACTTTTGGCCTGTAGTGTATACCGCTGAGATGAAGCTGATATACTCTTGCTTATGGTGACCAAAACAAGTGAAGTTGTCAACAACAGTGTGTATAATGTTTTGTGGAAAGGGTGGGGCAGAAATGGGGGCCAAAGGGCATTGTATAAGTGACAAACATCAACTTTTTTTGTAAGGCTATTTAATAAATTTTCTGTCGATGAAGTCTTTTTTGTGCTTTACAAAAATGCATGGCCAAGTgaatgtgtttactgtgttgtcTAACACCCATGATGGCATGCCTCGAGCTGTGTCATAAGAGTGTGTGACAGTTCAGCTTGAGAGCGGCTTTGGGTCAAGTGTTCCGTGTCAGTCGCTCTTCACATGGTTTCAGAGCTGATCTGACAGACTTCTCTGTTTAGCTTCCCccagcacacaaacaccaaccaCAACTAGACCCCGCTGTTTCTGCCAAGCATAACAATGGACATGGCTGTGTCCCAATCACCTTATATAGCCTCATTTTCACATAGCATGAAGAATGCTTCCAGGAACTAATGAGGGCATAACAGATTGAGGCATTGAAATAAGCCTTTTAACACTTAACCTGATATGGATGTAAGCACTCAAACTGATATTTTCTATCATGTACAAGCATCAGCTTTGTTTATCTTTCACTAGCATGAGAAACCAAGCAAAAGAGGCTGGAAACTACCAGAAGGCCATCTTTAGATATGAACTTTCGACACGGTGGCTGGTGGCCTGACTGAGACATGCTTGAGACTGGTATGGGCTGAGGCTGTAAATGGGTAatcggtggtggtggtggtggtggggcaaCAATAAGCTTTTGTTCTGAGGATCAGCACATCATATGCCTTGTACTTTTGAGTGGGGCCGATCTGACAGCCCAGTTACACCAGAGAAGAACTAACAGACATGTTGTCTTGTGGTGTTGGTACAGAGCTGCAGTGTAGGTACGCTGGATGATTAAGGCTGCCtactcattttcatttcttctttttggtTCAAAAACTGAAGTTATTTGCTAAGTCTGAATGActtg comes from the Lates calcarifer isolate ASB-BC8 linkage group LG9, TLL_Latcal_v3, whole genome shotgun sequence genome and includes:
- the tmem250 gene encoding transmembrane protein 250 — translated: MPVIPIPRRVRSFHGPHTTCMHSACGSTHASKLVRTKYNNFDLYLRSRCMYSFLRFLLYFGCSLLTSLLWVALSALFFLQYISVRVLLRLQYKLSVILLLLGHRRLDFGVLNDLIIYSMQITMFLVGGLGWCFMVFVDM